Proteins encoded by one window of Tunturibacter psychrotolerans:
- a CDS encoding M20/M25/M40 family metallo-hydrolase, with the protein MRGIAAFGVGAALLFVQTGLAQMGAPDTPPPVSMQAFAGPLAAKYRVDADRILKASETEDDGYVALTYLCDHIGKRLSGSPQLNTAVEWGAELMRKAGLQNVTVQPVMVPHWVRGSESGAIVAPVTKPLHMLGLGMSVGTPKEGITAEVVFVPSFAALDAMSAEQVKGKIVVFNPGWHGYGFNVMYRGLGPSKAAAKGAVGVLVRSATGLAMQTPHTGALRYDEKVPKIPAAAISVEDALMIERLCKEGPVKVHLQMDAHMEPEVKAGNVIGEIVGSEHPEQVVVIGGHIDSWDVGQGAQDDGSGIMGAFQAVTLIHKLGLKPKRTIRLVFWVNEENGGAGGVAYRKMVGEKIKDQVAAIEMDEGAEKPLGMGYGGFESMMPGAAPFDLNKLPPDQQQSYAALQDIASLLGPIGADRVLPGGGGSDIEPLTDDGVPALAPRTDDQHYFDWHHTDADTLDKVDPKEFRKNAAMLAVVTYVLADMDGRLAGKNAAAAK; encoded by the coding sequence ATGAGAGGTATTGCCGCTTTTGGTGTGGGGGCTGCGTTGTTGTTTGTTCAGACGGGGTTGGCTCAGATGGGCGCACCAGATACTCCGCCGCCGGTTTCAATGCAGGCTTTTGCGGGGCCCCTGGCTGCAAAGTATCGCGTAGATGCAGATCGAATTCTGAAGGCGTCTGAGACCGAGGACGATGGATATGTTGCGCTGACCTACCTATGCGACCACATCGGCAAGAGGCTGAGCGGATCGCCACAGCTGAACACTGCGGTGGAGTGGGGCGCGGAGTTGATGCGCAAGGCTGGGTTGCAGAATGTGACGGTGCAGCCGGTTATGGTGCCCCATTGGGTGAGGGGGAGCGAGTCGGGTGCGATTGTCGCTCCCGTGACGAAGCCGCTGCATATGCTGGGGCTGGGGATGAGCGTGGGTACGCCGAAGGAAGGGATCACAGCGGAGGTGGTGTTTGTGCCGAGCTTTGCTGCGCTGGATGCGATGTCTGCGGAGCAGGTGAAGGGAAAGATTGTGGTGTTCAATCCTGGCTGGCATGGTTATGGGTTCAATGTGATGTATCGCGGACTCGGACCGTCGAAGGCTGCGGCGAAGGGCGCTGTTGGGGTGTTGGTGCGTTCGGCGACGGGCCTCGCGATGCAGACGCCGCATACGGGTGCGCTGCGGTATGACGAGAAGGTGCCGAAGATTCCGGCGGCTGCGATCTCGGTGGAAGATGCGCTAATGATCGAGCGGTTGTGCAAGGAAGGACCGGTGAAGGTGCATCTGCAGATGGATGCGCATATGGAACCGGAGGTGAAGGCCGGTAATGTGATCGGCGAGATTGTGGGAAGTGAGCATCCTGAGCAGGTGGTGGTGATTGGCGGCCATATCGATTCGTGGGATGTTGGGCAAGGCGCGCAGGACGATGGATCGGGAATCATGGGGGCGTTCCAGGCGGTTACGCTGATTCACAAGCTGGGACTGAAGCCGAAACGGACGATTCGCCTGGTGTTTTGGGTGAATGAAGAGAATGGCGGAGCGGGCGGAGTAGCTTATCGCAAGATGGTCGGCGAGAAGATTAAGGATCAAGTCGCGGCGATTGAGATGGATGAAGGGGCGGAGAAGCCGTTGGGGATGGGGTACGGTGGGTTCGAGTCGATGATGCCGGGTGCGGCGCCGTTTGATCTGAATAAACTCCCGCCGGATCAGCAGCAGTCGTATGCTGCGTTGCAGGATATCGCTTCTCTGCTGGGACCGATTGGTGCGGATCGGGTGCTGCCGGGTGGGGGTGGATCGGATATCGAGCCGCTGACTGATGATGGAGTGCCTGCGCTGGCTCCGCGGACTGACGATCAGCACTACTTCGACTGGCACCATACGGATGCGGATACCTTGGATAAGGTCGATCCGAAGGAGTTCCGGAAGAACGCTGCGATGTTGGCGGTAGTGACGTATGTGCTGGCCGATATGGATGGGCGGCTGGCTGGGAAGAATGCTGCTGCTGCGAAGTAG
- a CDS encoding VOC family protein, with the protein MTPTKGPQLQMNRSKRLAAICTILFTCALTIQAQTAPTRPKILGISHVGFFVSDLPRALEFWHGLLGYDESAEHKNPDGSITNAILKINDHQFVELLNLQPRAGSGRLGHIAFTVSSAERMRRYLISRGVQVASPVLKNVTTGDLTLTIKDPDGNLVEFDEPQPDGLEARTAGKSLPATNISDSIYHLGFLVGNSEKSIKFYGDLLGFHEFWRGSSNGTQLSWIDMQVPDGKDYVEFMLYRDLPPPDKRGGQEHISLLVPDVAKSISTLESRRAFQTYGKPIAPHTGVNGKRQVNLFDPDGTRVELMESETANGKPVPPSTAPPPN; encoded by the coding sequence ATGACTCCGACGAAAGGACCGCAACTCCAGATGAATCGAAGCAAGCGACTAGCAGCAATCTGCACAATCCTCTTCACCTGCGCGCTGACCATCCAGGCTCAAACCGCACCAACTCGTCCCAAGATACTCGGCATCTCGCACGTCGGCTTCTTCGTCTCAGATCTACCCAGAGCCCTTGAGTTCTGGCACGGCCTCCTCGGCTACGACGAATCCGCTGAACACAAGAATCCAGATGGCTCCATCACTAACGCTATCCTCAAGATCAACGACCACCAGTTCGTCGAGCTCTTGAACCTGCAGCCACGCGCAGGCTCCGGCCGCCTGGGTCACATCGCCTTCACCGTCTCCAGCGCCGAACGGATGCGCCGCTACCTCATCTCCCGTGGCGTCCAAGTCGCCTCACCGGTTCTCAAAAATGTAACAACCGGCGACCTCACTCTGACGATCAAAGATCCAGACGGCAATCTCGTCGAATTCGACGAGCCGCAACCAGACGGTCTCGAAGCTCGCACCGCCGGCAAGTCTCTTCCTGCCACGAACATCTCCGACTCCATCTACCATCTCGGCTTTCTCGTCGGCAACAGCGAGAAGTCCATCAAGTTCTACGGCGATCTTCTCGGCTTCCACGAGTTCTGGCGTGGCAGCTCCAACGGCACGCAGCTAAGCTGGATCGACATGCAGGTGCCCGACGGCAAAGACTACGTAGAGTTCATGCTCTACCGCGATCTTCCGCCACCCGACAAACGCGGCGGCCAGGAGCACATCTCCCTCCTCGTGCCCGACGTGGCAAAGTCCATCAGTACCCTCGAATCTCGCCGCGCCTTCCAAACCTACGGCAAACCAATAGCTCCTCACACCGGCGTCAACGGCAAACGCCAGGTCAATCTCTTCGATCCCGACGGCACACGAGTCGAACTCATGGAGTCAGAAACGGCAAATGGCAAGCCAGTACCACCGTCCACCGCTCCGCCACCGAACTAA
- the amaB gene encoding L-piperidine-6-carboxylate dehydrogenase, protein MTIRKEVEAILAHLGVPATTGNLTVRTPITGEVIAQIATITPEAANKAIAQAHAAYLEWRNVPAPKRGELIRLLGEELRTNLEPLGRLVTIETGKLLSEGHGEVQEMIDICTYAAGLSRQLAGLTVPSERAKHRMMETWHPLGVVGIISAFNFPVAVWSWNAALALVSGDAVVWKPSEKTPLTALATQAIFERAAKKFGGVPTGLATLLIGDAKVGEQLVDSPLIPLVSATGSTAMGRAVAPKLAARFAKAILELGGNNAAIVAPTADLDLTLRAIAFSAMGTAGQRCTTLRRLIVHADVYDKLIPQLKKVYGSVVIGDPGAQGTLVGPLIDERSYNAMQKSLEEARTSGAAVTGGDRVPTTNDEAFYVRPALVEIGSQTDTVKRETFAPILYVLKYSDFADALALHNDVPQGLSSSIFTMNLREAELFLSATGSDCGIANVNIGTSGAEIGGAFGGEKETGGGRESGSDAWKQYMRRATNTINYGTDLPLAQGVSFDID, encoded by the coding sequence ATGACGATCAGAAAAGAAGTCGAAGCCATCCTCGCGCACCTCGGAGTCCCCGCCACCACCGGCAACCTCACCGTCCGCACCCCCATCACCGGCGAGGTCATCGCCCAGATCGCCACCATCACGCCCGAGGCCGCCAACAAAGCCATCGCCCAGGCCCACGCCGCCTACCTCGAGTGGCGCAACGTCCCCGCCCCCAAACGCGGCGAACTGATCCGCCTCCTCGGCGAAGAGCTCCGCACCAACCTCGAACCCCTCGGCCGCCTAGTCACCATCGAAACCGGCAAGCTCCTCTCCGAAGGCCACGGCGAAGTCCAGGAGATGATCGACATCTGCACCTACGCCGCCGGTCTTTCCCGCCAGCTAGCCGGACTCACCGTCCCCTCCGAGCGCGCCAAGCACCGCATGATGGAGACCTGGCACCCCCTCGGCGTCGTCGGCATCATCTCCGCCTTCAACTTCCCCGTCGCCGTCTGGAGCTGGAACGCCGCGCTCGCCCTCGTCTCGGGTGACGCCGTCGTCTGGAAGCCCAGCGAAAAAACTCCCCTCACCGCCCTCGCCACCCAGGCCATCTTCGAGCGAGCCGCGAAAAAGTTTGGCGGCGTTCCCACAGGCCTCGCCACTCTCCTCATCGGCGACGCCAAGGTAGGCGAGCAACTCGTCGACAGCCCGCTCATCCCCCTCGTCTCCGCCACCGGATCGACCGCCATGGGCCGCGCCGTAGCCCCGAAGCTCGCCGCACGCTTCGCCAAAGCCATCCTAGAGCTAGGTGGCAACAACGCAGCCATCGTCGCCCCCACCGCCGACCTCGACCTGACCCTCCGCGCCATCGCCTTCTCCGCCATGGGCACCGCAGGCCAGCGCTGCACGACGCTCCGCCGCCTCATCGTCCACGCTGATGTCTACGACAAGCTCATTCCACAGCTCAAAAAGGTCTACGGCTCCGTCGTCATCGGCGACCCCGGCGCACAAGGCACCCTCGTAGGCCCGCTCATCGACGAGCGCTCCTACAACGCCATGCAGAAGTCCCTCGAAGAGGCCCGCACCTCCGGAGCAGCCGTCACCGGCGGAGACCGAGTCCCCACCACGAACGACGAAGCCTTCTATGTCCGCCCCGCCCTCGTCGAGATCGGCTCCCAGACCGACACCGTCAAGCGCGAAACCTTCGCCCCCATCCTCTACGTCCTCAAATACTCCGACTTCGCCGACGCCCTCGCCCTCCACAACGACGTTCCCCAGGGCCTCTCCTCGTCGATCTTCACCATGAACCTTCGCGAAGCCGAGCTCTTCCTCTCCGCCACCGGCTCCGACTGCGGCATCGCCAACGTCAACATCGGAACCTCGGGCGCAGAGATCGGCGGAGCCTTCGGCGGCGAAAAAGAAACCGGCGGAGGACGCGAGTCCGGCTCCGACGCATGGAAGCAGTACATGCGCCGCGCCACCAACACCATCAACTACGGTACCGACCTGCCCCTCGCACAAGGAGTCAGCTTCGACATCGACTAA
- a CDS encoding intradiol ring-cleavage dioxygenase, with protein sequence MKNPTAFSRRTFLTNTIALATTLELQRAAFALGLLQNSDVCKLTPEQEVGPYYVADELLRSNIVEDRQGIPLQLRIAVLDARTCKPLTNAAVDIWHCDALGLYSGYTTQNPMGPGGPPGGPPDGQPPGPPPNFDPTHPHNRPGPREGFGPPPENHPTDKLTFLRGIQVTAPDGSVNFRTVFPGFYMGRTNHIHFKVRIDGHEANNTYAAGHTSHVGQVFFPEEIATQLMQLEPYTHHKIHRTTQAEDHVFNDQNGQLQLANLTPLHTGDFSKGLRAELIAAVDPTATPPAQRIDGPPSGEPAVAKMLSPHLFE encoded by the coding sequence ATGAAGAATCCAACCGCATTCAGTCGCCGCACATTCCTCACCAACACAATCGCCCTCGCGACAACCCTTGAACTGCAGCGCGCAGCCTTTGCCCTGGGCCTTCTGCAAAACTCCGACGTCTGCAAGCTCACACCCGAGCAGGAAGTCGGCCCCTACTACGTCGCCGACGAACTGCTCCGCTCAAACATCGTCGAAGACCGCCAAGGCATCCCCCTCCAACTTCGCATCGCAGTCCTCGACGCCCGCACCTGCAAACCACTCACCAACGCTGCCGTCGATATCTGGCACTGCGACGCCCTCGGCCTCTACTCCGGCTACACCACCCAGAACCCCATGGGCCCAGGAGGCCCCCCAGGCGGACCTCCCGACGGACAACCGCCCGGCCCACCGCCGAACTTCGACCCCACCCACCCACACAATCGCCCAGGCCCGCGCGAAGGCTTCGGCCCGCCGCCCGAAAACCATCCCACCGACAAGCTCACCTTCCTCCGCGGCATTCAAGTCACCGCGCCAGACGGCTCCGTCAACTTTCGCACCGTCTTCCCCGGCTTCTACATGGGCCGCACCAACCATATCCACTTCAAAGTCCGCATCGACGGCCACGAAGCAAACAACACCTACGCCGCCGGTCACACCTCGCACGTCGGCCAGGTCTTCTTCCCCGAAGAGATCGCAACCCAACTCATGCAGCTCGAGCCCTACACCCACCACAAGATCCATCGCACCACCCAGGCCGAGGACCACGTCTTCAACGATCAAAACGGCCAACTCCAGCTTGCGAACCTCACGCCGCTACACACCGGCGACTTCTCCAAAGGCCTTCGCGCCGAACTCATCGCAGCAGTTGATCCCACGGCAACGCCACCCGCGCAGCGAATAGATGGCCCACCTTCTGGCGAGCCCGCCGTTGCAAAGATGCTAAGTCCACATCTCTTCGAATAA
- a CDS encoding carotenoid biosynthesis protein has translation MPPLAKDTEDNRENRLTRNLLALLLLLYAVGRILQLYADRVPTLLIVVLHVLPPAAFALLHGGFLYRLRGILIFATLCLGSGTFFESLSLRTGFPFGHYYFTDLMGPKLFQLPILLALAYLGMGYLSWILALAILGHKTEQPRGFRIVLLPLIASSIMVAWDLSMDPVWANIDHAWLWKQGGSYFGVPISNFLGWSLTTYVFYQAFALYLRRQPTQPLPSQLWRLPVLFYAAAAIGNILLIAQPGTPAAITDPSGRQWLTSDILRANVLVSVFVMGGFALIAWIQLRSPTEPSQLINASVTQTDLNCQ, from the coding sequence ATGCCACCCCTCGCCAAAGACACGGAAGACAACAGAGAAAATCGCCTAACCCGCAATCTCCTCGCGCTTCTTCTCCTCCTATACGCGGTGGGGCGGATCCTCCAGCTCTATGCGGACAGAGTTCCCACTCTCCTCATCGTCGTCCTCCACGTACTCCCTCCCGCAGCCTTCGCGCTGCTCCATGGAGGTTTCCTCTATCGCTTGCGTGGCATCCTGATCTTCGCGACACTCTGTCTCGGCAGCGGGACATTCTTCGAAAGCCTCAGCCTGAGAACCGGCTTCCCCTTCGGCCACTATTACTTCACCGATCTCATGGGCCCAAAGCTCTTCCAGCTCCCCATCCTCCTGGCCCTCGCCTATCTCGGGATGGGCTATCTGTCATGGATCCTCGCTCTTGCCATTCTCGGCCACAAAACCGAACAACCGCGTGGCTTCCGCATCGTCCTTCTCCCATTGATCGCAAGCAGCATCATGGTGGCATGGGATCTCTCCATGGACCCCGTCTGGGCCAACATCGACCATGCCTGGCTATGGAAGCAGGGAGGCTCCTACTTCGGCGTACCGATCAGCAACTTCCTCGGCTGGTCTCTCACAACCTACGTCTTCTATCAAGCTTTCGCGCTCTACCTGCGAAGACAACCCACCCAGCCGCTCCCGTCCCAACTCTGGCGTCTCCCCGTGCTCTTCTACGCCGCAGCCGCAATCGGAAACATTCTCCTCATCGCTCAACCCGGAACTCCAGCCGCAATCACCGATCCCTCAGGCAGACAATGGCTAACCTCAGACATCCTCCGCGCCAACGTTCTCGTCTCCGTCTTCGTCATGGGAGGCTTCGCTCTGATCGCCTGGATCCAACTCCGCAGCCCAACAGAACCTTCGCAGCTCATCAACGCGAGCGTCACGCAAACCGATCTCAACTGCCAGTGA